Within the Triticum dicoccoides isolate Atlit2015 ecotype Zavitan unplaced genomic scaffold, WEW_v2.0 scaffold115573, whole genome shotgun sequence genome, the region ATATGCAAGGCCGAACGCCATCCAGCACAAGAGGGAGCAATGGCATCCTCCCTTGTTGCCGTCGAGGCTACTCTGCTCCTCTGCATCCTCGTTGCCCATGCCCATGGCTGCTGCGCCAAGAACCACGCGCCTCCTCCTTCCCCGGCCGTCAAGCAACCGCCCTACAGGGCCACTCCTCCTGCGGCCAATTCCAGCTGGCTCGACGCCAAGGCGACATGGTACGGCGCACGCCATGGTGCTGGGCCCGACGACAATGGTGGCGCGTGCGGATTCAAGAACGTCAACTTGCCGCCCTTCTCCGCCATGACCTCCTGCGGCAACGAGCCGCTCTTCAAGGATGGCAAGGGCTGCGGCTCGTGCTACCAGGTACGTCCCGGCCGCCGTACGTTATCACTACTACCTCGGTCCTGGTTTAATTTATTGGTCCCCTTAGTATcttgtgtcaaactttgaccatagattgaactaaaataataataatgcatgtcaccaaacattatatcgtTGGATTTATATTTTAACATATATTCTGGTGATATTATTTTtgattacatgcattaacattttcttaATTAAATCTAAGGTCAAAATTGAGCACAAAATACgaaagggaccaataaaccaggacggaggttgcACTACACACTGGATGCATACCACTACATTATTGTCACATGCagcatgcgtgcatgcatgcagaGATACTCTGCATAGTTTTTTTCTTTGTGGATGTGTATGTGCAGCCTGTAACGTTGTATGATCATGCATGGTGGTCGATCGTGTGCAACGTAAATGCAGATAAGGTGCTTAAAGTCAGATCATCCTGCATGCTCCGGTGTGCCGGAGACGGTGATCATCACGGACATGAACTACTATCCAGTCTCTCCTTACCACTTCGACCTCAGCGGCACAGTCTTTGGAGCCATGGCCAAGGACGGCCGCAACGACGAGCTTCGCAATGCGGGCATCATTGACATGCAGTTCCGAAGGTACCTCACCCACCTACGTGTTCTGCCAGGCACCATCATGACCATCATCTTATCTTACCAAAATGATGTTTTGTGTTTGGGAGACGACACACACACTGACACTGGTGAGTGGTGTGGCTCTGCAGGGTGCCGTGCCAGTACCCGGGGCTGGCGGTGATGTTCCACGTGGAGAAGGGGTCGAACCCGTTCTACATGGCAGTCCTGGTGGAATACGAGAATGGCGACGGCGATGTGAAACTGCTAGAAATCATGGAGTCACGGCCGGACGCTGGCAACGGTGGTGAGATGGCTCCAACTGGGGATTGGGTCCCCATGAAGGAGTCGTGGGGTTCCATCTGGAG harbors:
- the LOC119343097 gene encoding expansin-B7-like, which codes for MASSLVAVEATLLLCILVAHAHGCCAKNHAPPPSPAVKQPPYRATPPAANSSWLDAKATWYGARHGAGPDDNGGACGFKNVNLPPFSAMTSCGNEPLFKDGKGCGSCYQIRCLKSDHPACSGVPETVIITDMNYYPVSPYHFDLSGTVFGAMAKDGRNDELRNAGIIDMQFRRVPCQYPGLAVMFHVEKGSNPFYMAVLVEYENGDGDVKLLEIMESRPDAGNGGEMAPTGDWVPMKESWGSIWRMDAR